The proteins below come from a single Alnus glutinosa chromosome 9, dhAlnGlut1.1, whole genome shotgun sequence genomic window:
- the LOC133878090 gene encoding copper transporter 6-like: MDGMDHGGMHGMGGMSPPTSTMNGTTGMMMHMTFFWGTNAEILFSHWPAGKSTGMYVLALFFIFALSFLVEFLSHCRLVKPGSSDMAAGLVQTFLFAVRIGLAYMVMLAVMSFNGGVFLVAVAGHTLGFFFFGSRIFKKPEAVKGSDLPPLTCC; the protein is encoded by the coding sequence ATGGATGGTATGGACCACGGTGGTATGCATGGCATGGGCGGCATGTCGCCACCAACATCAACCATGAATGGCACAACTGGGATGATGATGCACATGACCTTCTTCTGGGGAACGAACGCCGAGATACTCTTCTCTCACTGGCCGGCCGGCAAAAGCACCGGCATGTACGTGTTAGCGTTGTTCTTCATCTTTGCGCTCTCTTTTCTGGTTGAGTTTCTCTCTCATTGCCGCTTGGTCAAACCCGGCTCGTCCGACATGGCGGCTGGTCTCGTCCAAACCTTCTTGTTCGCCGTACGGATTGGGCTGGCGTACATGGTTATGTTGGCTGTCATGTCTTTCAATGGCGGTGTGTTTTTGGTTGCCGTGGCTGGGCATACGttggggtttttcttttttggtagcAGGATTTTCAAGAAACCAGAGGCGGTGAAAGGATCCGATCTTCCTCCTCTGACTTGTTGTTGA